CTCATCCTTTAACAACCGTCGTCAGCCGCCATCAAGGTTTATTCAAGAGATCGGTTTACATGTAAGCTGATGTAAAACAATTTGACAAAACTATGCCTCGATCGATACAGTCGGTGCCGCGCCTTATGCTGTGGTTGATGGCTAACGTTTTAAACTGAGGAGTCACAATGTACAAGTTCATCACAGATAACGTAGTTGTTTTCGATGTCGAGTGGGTTCCGGATCCGGTGTCAGGCAGGCGTATTTACAAGGTACCAGATACGGCCTCTGATGATGAAGTCCTTGACGTCATGTGGCGAGAGGGAGGCGCAAAACAGGATGACCCTCGCCCGTATCTGAAGACGGTGATGTGCAGGGTCGTCTCCATTGCTGCACTTGTTCGAAAAATGGTAAGAGGCGAGGTGACTCTTAAGCTCATATCTCTACCCGGTCTGGATGTTAGCGAGCAAGCGGAAGGGGAAATTATCCGACAGTTTTTGGAAGCTGTCGGGAAACAAAGAGCACAGATCGTAGGGTTCAATTCGTCAAATGCCGATTTGCCTATTCTGTACCAAAGAGCCCTTGCGAACAGGGTAAGTGCGCCGACCTTTTGTCATCGCCCTGACAAGCCTTGGGACGGTGTGGATTACTTTAACAGATATAGCGATTTTAGCATCGATTTGAAGGAGCTGGTCGGTGGTTACGGAAAAGCGATGCCATCGCTCCACGAATTAGCATCTTCACTTGGAATTCCAGGCAAAATGGGAATCGATGGTGCCGACGTAATCGATTTATGGCGATCAGGCGATATTCGGAAAATTGTCGAGTACAATCAGTTCGATGCGCTCTCCACTTACCTTGTATGGCTGAGAACCGCCTATTTTTCGGGAATGCTGAAGGAAGATGAATTTGTGCAGGAAGAGCATACGCTAGAAACTCTTCTGCTTCAGGAGATCGAAAGTGGTTCGGAGCATCTTGCCCTGTTTCTCGATGCGTGGAAAGCATTGCGCTAATCGACTGAATAAATGATTGTCGTAGGACTGAAGCGAATAGGGGGCGTTGTTCAGCAAGCGCAATAACTCAATTCTGAAATACTATCAGCAATCCTTCTTGAGTAGGTGGCTTATATTATTATAATTTGCATGGCTTGAATACCAGAACGGGTTGCCGGGACTGTTTTTCGATTACGATTTGGACTTCGATTGGGTGGGTGAATTTATCGCGAAGGAACTATCTGAACCATTTGTCCCATGTTCATCCCTACTTCTTCTCCCTCAGCTCATTGATCAGCTCCATCTGGATCTCCTGAATCTCCACCAGCCGTTCCCATTGCTTTGAGAGCAGGTGATCGACTTTTTGGTGGAGCTGGCGGATTTCGAGTTCGGCCTTCAGGTTGACCTTGTAGTCGTAAATCGCTCGCTGGCGGTCGCGCTCTTCCTGGCGGTTCTGGCTCATCATGATCACCGGGGCCTGGATGGCCGCCAGCGTCGAGAGTACGAGGTTGAGCAGGATGAAGGGGTAGGGGTCGAACGGTTTGGCGAAGATCGCTGCGATATTTATGCCCATCCACGCGGCGATGAAGAGGCCGAAAATGATGATGAATTTCCAGCTTCCGCCGAAGCTCGCGATGTTGTCGGCGAGGCGCTGGCCGAGCGTCAGATTTTTGTCGAAATCGATGTCGGGATTGGCCGCGAGGATTTCATGCTTGCGGAGTCCCTCGATCACCTCCTTGTCCAGCTCCGTCAGTTCGCCCTTCTCCTCCTCCAGCAGCGACTGCACGTACAGGTGCTGGTACTGTTGCAGGTCGTCCATGCATATCCAGCCATTCTCGTCCCAGTTTCCGCTTTTCTGCTGTATGATCTTCGACACGGCAGGGCGCACGATCATCGCTCGGCGCAGTTCCGAGCGCTGTTTCGTTCCGCAAATCTGGCATTCGGGGGTTTGCGCTTCGGTCGCGGTCATGATGATCGGGCGTTGATGGTTTTCAGCGCTCAGGCGGTTCCCGTCAAAATATCGCCGGAGTCGAGCTTGAGGTAGTGGCCCGTGTGTGTGTCCGAGCGCCGCGCGATCTGTTCCGGCGTGCCCGTGGCGACGATCATGCCGCCGCCGTTGCCGCCTTCGGGGCCGAGGTCGATTACCCAGTCGCTGTTGCGAACGATGTCGAGGTTGTGCTCGATGACGATCACCGTGTTGCCCTTGTCCACCAGCTTGCGGAGCACTTCGAGCAGGTGCTGGATGTCCTGGAAATGCAGGCCGGTGGTGGGTTCGTCGAGGATGTAGAGGGTCTTACCGGTCTGGATTTTGGCCAGCTCCGCCGAGAGCTTGATGCGTTGCGCTTCGCCTCCCGACAGCAGCGGCGAAGGCTGGCCGAGCTTGAGGTAGCCGAGTCCGACGCTCTGCATCGTATCGAGAATCCGGCGGATACGGGGGAAATCCTCGAAAAATCCCGCCGCCTCCTCGATGGGCATCTCCAGCACGTCGGCAATCGACTTGCCCTTGTACTTCACCTGCAAGGTCTCGCGGTTGTAGCGCTCCCCCTTGCAGTGTTCGCACTGGACGTAAACGTCCGGCAGGAAGTTCATTTCGATCTTCATCGTGCCCGCCCCCTGGCACACTTCGCAGCGTCCGCCCTTGACGTTGAAACTGAAACGCCCCGCCTTGTAGCCGCGAATCTGCGCTTCGGGCAGGCGGGTGAAGAAGTCCCGGATGAAGGTGAACGCGCCGGTGTAGGTGGCCGGGTTGGAGCGCGGCGTGCGTCCGATGGGCGACTGATCGACGTTGACCACCTTGTCGATGTGCTCGATGCCTTCGACGCCGTCGCACGGCAGGGCGAGAATCTTCGAGCGGTAGAAATGGCGGGCGAGCAGCGGGTAGAGCGTTTCGTTGATGAGCGTCGATTTGCCCGAGCCGCTCACGCCGGTGATGCTGATGAGCGAGCCGAGCGGGAAGTCGGCATCGACGTTTTTCAGGTTGTTGCCCCGGCACCCCTTCACTTTGAGAAAGCGCTGTTTCGCCTCCCTGCCGTCAGGCGAAGGCGGGAACGAGACCGTCAGCGAACCGTTGAGGTAGCCCGCCGTCACCGAGTCCGGGCCGAGGGTCGTCGCCGTGCCTTGCGCCACCACGAGGCCGCCGTGCTCGCCTGCGCCGGGGCCGAGGTCGATGATCTGGTCGGCCTGGAGCATCGTGTCCTTGTCGTGCTCGACGACGAGCACCGTGTTGCCGAGGTCGCGCAGTCGGTGCAGCGAGTCGATGAGCTTGTGGTTGTCGCGCTGGTGCAGGCCGATGCTCGGTTCGTCGAGCACGTAGAGCACGCCAGAGAGCTGCGAGCCGAGCTGCGAGGCGAGGCGGATGCGCTGCGCTTCGCCGCCGGAGAGGGTCTGCGAGCTGCGGTCGAGCGTCAGGTAGCCGAGGCCGACGTTGAGCAGGAAGTCGATGCGCTTGGTGATTTCGTGCAGCACCGGCGCGGCCACGAGCTGCTCCTTCGCGGTCAGCTTCGGTGGCAGGGCGCGGAAGAACTCCAGCGCGTCGGGCAGTGGCAGCGCCTCGGCCTCGGCGATGTTCAGGCCGTCCACCTTCACATGCAGGCTCTCCTGCTTCAGCCGCGCTCCGCCGCACACCGGGCAGGTCTGGCGGATCATGAAGCTTTCGGCCCACTCCCGGAGCTTCGGCGTACTCGCGTTCACCCGCACCTCCTCCACGTAGGGCACCGCCCCCTGGAAGGTCTGCGGATAAAGATGCTCCTTTCCGGCGTAGCTGTAGCCGACGTCGAAGGTCTTGCTGCCGGAGCCGTAGAGCAGGATGTCGAGCGCTTCGACCGGAATTCCGGCTACCGGCGTGGAGAGCGAGAAACCGTACTTTTTGGCGATGGCGCGGACAACCTGCCAAAGGTTGCGCTTGCCGGGCTTGCCGAACGGCTCGATGGCCCCCTCGTCGAGCGAGCGCGTCAGGTCGGGCACCATCAGCTCCGCCGAGAGCTGCATGATGTCGCCGAGGCCGTTGCACTCCGGGCAGGCGCCGTAGGGGGAGTTGAAGCTGAACTGGTTCGGCGCGAGCGCGTCCACCGGCACGGTGCCGTCCGCGTAGGCATACTGCGTGCTGAAGTACAGCTCTCCGCGTTCCGGATCATCCGTATCGCAGATCACGGACGACTTGTGCTCCGACATCGAAATGGCGAGGTTGACCGCCTGGCCGATCCGTTCCGCCGCACCCGGCCCGGCCACCAGCCGATCCACCACCAGCTCGATGTTGTGGCTCTTGTAGCGTTCGAGTTGCATTCCGGCGCTCATCTCCACGTACACGCCGTCGATGCGGGCGCGGAGGTAGCCCTTCTTGACGAGCCGGTCGAACAGCTCGCGATAGTGCCCCTTTCGCCCAGTCACGAGCGGCGAGAGAATCTGAAGCTTCGTCCCCTCCGGCAGGGCAAGAATCGCTTCGCGGATGCTCTGTTCGCTCTGCTTCTGGAGCATCTGCCCCGTCACGGGGTCGTAGCGCCGCCCCGCCTTCGCGTAGAGCAGTCGCACGAAGTCGTGGATTTCGGTCACGGTGCCCACCGTCGAGCGCGGCGAACGGCTGGTGCTCTTCTGGTCAATCGAAATGACCGGCGACAGCCCCTCGATGAAATCGACGTCGGGCCGCTCGATATTGCCGATGAACTGCCGCGCGTAGGGCGAGAGCGTCTCCATGAAGCGCCGCTGTCCCTCGGCGTAAATCGTATCGAAGGCCAGGCTCGACTTGCCAGAGCCGGAGATGCCGGTAATGACGACCAGCTTGTTGCGGGGAATGTCGAGCGAGATGTTCCTGAGATTGTGAACCCGTGCGCCTCGTATGCTGATGTGGCTGAAATCCATTCGCGGTGTTATGATGAACCTCTGAAATTCCTGTACTTCAATCTATCAATGTTCCTTGAAACGGCAACGGTCAAGAGGCGGTTCGTCGCTTTCAACCGCCGCAGATTGAATAAGGTTTCGTGAGCGCGAAAAAAGTGTGAAAAAATGGCGCACGCTCGATGTGTCGGTGAGTCTGACAATCACTGCGATCATGTGTTTGAAGAAAAGGTGGCGCCTGGCGTCAGGCGTCAGGCACGTTAGTCCGTTGTTGCCAATCTATGACAAGATCACCGAAGTCTGGTCTGATGAGAGTACGGCATAATAAAGTGATATTTGAAGTATTTTCGTGCGTTAACGTGTCTGTTCATGCTTTAGAAACTTCGTGTAGCAATTTCTGTTTGACATGAAATCCAGCGTGTAGAAGGAAAAGATTCCTTTGAGAATTTGATTTTAGAGCTTGTGTCTGTTACGGATTTTTCTGCACCGTCAATAAAGGTTTATGCCTCGAGATATTATGCTTGAAAAGAAACAGTTTTTTTATTCCGCCCGATTATGTGCGTATTACGGGCGAGAAATATGTGAAAATACTTTTTCGATAATTTTATTATGACTTTTTCGTGTGATGTTATGCATTTTATTATTAGTTTTGTATACTTTATTGTGCGTAAATATTACTCCCGATTTTGATTGAAGTAAAGATCAGTTCATACTATCGATGAAACAATTGTCTTTGACAGATTCTGAATCAACTTTTTCGTGAGGCGAAATAATTATGAGAAAAGCTCTGGAATATTCTTTCTCGGAATCCATTGTGTTACAAGGGTATAAGGGTCATTTCCATATTATGACAATCCAGTGTATATTTGGCGTGTATTTGCGTTAAAAAAGTTGGCTCTTCGCAGAATTTAATGGGCTGGTAGTAAAAATGAGTGGCTTGGTGTAATTTATCCAAGAACGCCAAAACACTAACCCCAACGTATGCCGAGCCTCATTACCCATTACCAGCAGTTATTAGGATTACCAGAAACATGGAAGGTGTCTGATGTCCGGCTGTCGACGTCCGGCCCCCGGATAGAAATCCATCTGGAGTATATCGGACCCAAAGTCGAATGCCCTGAATGCGGCAAGGCCGGACGAATTTATGACCTGGCGCCAGAACAACGGTGGCGGCATCTGGATACCATGGAGTACGAGACGCATCTGATAGCCAGGGTGCCTCGGTGTGAGTGCAAAGAGCACAGGATCAAGACAATTCAAGTTCCGTGGGCAACGCGCTATTCGCGCTACACCCTGAAGTTTGAAGCGCTTGCTGTCGAGTTGCTTCAGGAGTGTTCAAGCATTCAGTCGGCATCGAGGCTCTTGCGATTGAACTGGCATGCAACCAACGAGATCATGAACCGTGCAGTTAAGCGAGGCCTGAGCCGCCGGAATAAGGAGGCGATTGCTCATCTTGGTCTTGATGAAAAGAGCTTCCGGGCAGGCCATCAGTATGTGACGATCCTGAACGACCTGAAAGGTGGCCGGGTACTTGAGGTGGTCCAGAGCCGAACGACCGATGGAGCAGAAGCGCTACTCCTCAGCTTTGAAGCATCGCAACGCCAGGGTGTGAAATCGATCTCGATGGATATGTGGAAACCCTTCGCGATTGCTGCCAAAAAGCATCTGCCGCAGGCCGATATTGTGCATGACCGTTTCCATATCAGCAAATATCTGAACGAGGCGGTCGACACGGTTCGTCGCCAAGAGTCCCGTCAACTTCATCATGCAGGGGACAGGACTCTGATTGGCTCGAAATTCACCTGGCTGCGCAATCCGGAGAACATGACGGAAAGCCAGCGGACAAGCTTTGATCAATTGATGGCCTGTGAGCTGAAAACCGGAAAAGCCTGGTCGATGAAGAACATGTTTCGGGAGTTCTGGCGGCTGGGTTGTCGAGAGAGTGCAAGCTTCTTTTTCGATTACTGGTCTGAACGCGTTGACCAGTTAGCGTTGAAACCCATGATCAAGGTCAAAGAGCTGCTGAAGCGGCATCTCGACAACATCCTGAACTATTTCGAGCACGAAATGACCAACGCAGTTTCCGAAGGTCTGAACAGCAAGATCCAGTTGTACAAAGCATCGGCCCGTGGGTTCCACAGCTTTCACAGCTACCGCATAAGGATTTTGTTTTACTGTGGAAAGCTCAACATGGCTATTACCGGTTGACGTAATTGCTGACGAGCGTTA
This genomic window from Chlorobaculum limnaeum contains:
- a CDS encoding 3'-5' exonuclease; translation: MYKFITDNVVVFDVEWVPDPVSGRRIYKVPDTASDDEVLDVMWREGGAKQDDPRPYLKTVMCRVVSIAALVRKMVRGEVTLKLISLPGLDVSEQAEGEIIRQFLEAVGKQRAQIVGFNSSNADLPILYQRALANRVSAPTFCHRPDKPWDGVDYFNRYSDFSIDLKELVGGYGKAMPSLHELASSLGIPGKMGIDGADVIDLWRSGDIRKIVEYNQFDALSTYLVWLRTAYFSGMLKEDEFVQEEHTLETLLLQEIESGSEHLALFLDAWKALR
- a CDS encoding DUF1003 domain-containing protein; this translates as MTATEAQTPECQICGTKQRSELRRAMIVRPAVSKIIQQKSGNWDENGWICMDDLQQYQHLYVQSLLEEEKGELTELDKEVIEGLRKHEILAANPDIDFDKNLTLGQRLADNIASFGGSWKFIIIFGLFIAAWMGINIAAIFAKPFDPYPFILLNLVLSTLAAIQAPVIMMSQNRQEERDRQRAIYDYKVNLKAELEIRQLHQKVDHLLSKQWERLVEIQEIQMELINELREKK
- the uvrA gene encoding excinuclease ABC subunit UvrA → MDFSHISIRGARVHNLRNISLDIPRNKLVVITGISGSGKSSLAFDTIYAEGQRRFMETLSPYARQFIGNIERPDVDFIEGLSPVISIDQKSTSRSPRSTVGTVTEIHDFVRLLYAKAGRRYDPVTGQMLQKQSEQSIREAILALPEGTKLQILSPLVTGRKGHYRELFDRLVKKGYLRARIDGVYVEMSAGMQLERYKSHNIELVVDRLVAGPGAAERIGQAVNLAISMSEHKSSVICDTDDPERGELYFSTQYAYADGTVPVDALAPNQFSFNSPYGACPECNGLGDIMQLSAELMVPDLTRSLDEGAIEPFGKPGKRNLWQVVRAIAKKYGFSLSTPVAGIPVEALDILLYGSGSKTFDVGYSYAGKEHLYPQTFQGAVPYVEEVRVNASTPKLREWAESFMIRQTCPVCGGARLKQESLHVKVDGLNIAEAEALPLPDALEFFRALPPKLTAKEQLVAAPVLHEITKRIDFLLNVGLGYLTLDRSSQTLSGGEAQRIRLASQLGSQLSGVLYVLDEPSIGLHQRDNHKLIDSLHRLRDLGNTVLVVEHDKDTMLQADQIIDLGPGAGEHGGLVVAQGTATTLGPDSVTAGYLNGSLTVSFPPSPDGREAKQRFLKVKGCRGNNLKNVDADFPLGSLISITGVSGSGKSTLINETLYPLLARHFYRSKILALPCDGVEGIEHIDKVVNVDQSPIGRTPRSNPATYTGAFTFIRDFFTRLPEAQIRGYKAGRFSFNVKGGRCEVCQGAGTMKIEMNFLPDVYVQCEHCKGERYNRETLQVKYKGKSIADVLEMPIEEAAGFFEDFPRIRRILDTMQSVGLGYLKLGQPSPLLSGGEAQRIKLSAELAKIQTGKTLYILDEPTTGLHFQDIQHLLEVLRKLVDKGNTVIVIEHNLDIVRNSDWVIDLGPEGGNGGGMIVATGTPEQIARRSDTHTGHYLKLDSGDILTGTA
- a CDS encoding ISL3 family transposase, producing MPSLITHYQQLLGLPETWKVSDVRLSTSGPRIEIHLEYIGPKVECPECGKAGRIYDLAPEQRWRHLDTMEYETHLIARVPRCECKEHRIKTIQVPWATRYSRYTLKFEALAVELLQECSSIQSASRLLRLNWHATNEIMNRAVKRGLSRRNKEAIAHLGLDEKSFRAGHQYVTILNDLKGGRVLEVVQSRTTDGAEALLLSFEASQRQGVKSISMDMWKPFAIAAKKHLPQADIVHDRFHISKYLNEAVDTVRRQESRQLHHAGDRTLIGSKFTWLRNPENMTESQRTSFDQLMACELKTGKAWSMKNMFREFWRLGCRESASFFFDYWSERVDQLALKPMIKVKELLKRHLDNILNYFEHEMTNAVSEGLNSKIQLYKASARGFHSFHSYRIRILFYCGKLNMAITG